DNA from Algisphaera agarilytica:
CCTGCCTCGTTCGTCATCAGACGCTGGTCGGCACGGGCTTCTTCCCCCACGGCCGCGAGCAGGTATACGATGTGGCCAACCCCACGGCCGAGGGCGGCCTGGCCCTCACCGGCACCGGCGAAGTCGGGCTCATGGCGTACCACATGGACGAGATTCTCACGCCCGAAGACCTGCCCAAAACCTATACGACCGTCAGCACCTGCTTCCGCCGCGAAGCGGGTAGTGCTGGCAAAGACACCGCCGGGCTCTACCGCATCCACCAGTTCGACAAGGTCGAACAGGTCGTGATCTGCGAAGCCGACGAACAAGTCAGCCGCGACTGGCACCAGAAGATGATTGGGTACGTCGAAGGATTCCTGCAGAGCCTGGGCCTGCCCTACCGTTTGCTGCAGTGTTGCACGGGCGACCTGGGGCCGAAGAACGCCGACATGATCGACCTGGAGTGCTGGATGCCCAGCCGGGCCGACGGCAAGACCTGCGAAGACGAAGGCGGAGCCGCAGGTTGGGGCGAGACCCACTCGGCCTCGCGTCTCTACGACTACCAGACCCGCCGGCTGAACCTGCGCTACCGCGACCCGGCCGACCCCAAGGGCAAGAAGACCCTGTTCTGCCACAGCCTCAACAACACCGTCGCCGCCAGCCCCCGCATCCTCATCCCGATCCTCGAGATGTACCAGAACGCCGACGGCAGCGTCACGATCCCCGAGGCGCTGCGTCCGTATATGAACGGCCAGGAAAAGATCGGCTGATCGATCGGCTCCCGCGAGGCTTTGTCAACAATCCATACGCCCCACCACCTGAACGTCGATCAAGCGTCGATTTTCTGTAAGTCGTTGTTTTTTATGTTTTTAGAGTTTGACATTTGACTCTTTTGACGTTTTCAATTACACTGATGGACTATGCCATCCTCCACTCAAAACACCAAACGTAAACCTAAATCGACCGCCTCGGCGGGCCGATCTCGGCGTCCCTCCGCCCGCCCCAGCAAGCCCGCGGGCACCCCCACCACCGACCCCGGCTCGATCACCAACTACACCACCGCCCTCCGCTGGCTGTACGAGCACGTCGACCACGAACGCCAACGGATGATCAAGTACGACCAGCCGACCTTCAACCTCGATCGGATGCGCAAGCTCCTACACCTGCTGGGCGATCCCCAGGACCAGTTGAAGATCGTCCACGTCGCCGGCACCAAGGGCAAGGGCTCGACCTGTGCGATGATCGCCTCGATGCTCCAGGCCTGCGGCTACACCGTCGGCAGCTACAGCAGCCCGCACCTCGTGGACCTGCGTGAACGCATCACCATCAACAACCACATGGTGTCCTACGGCGACTGTGCCGAGCTCTTCAAAACCATCGCCTCGGTCGAACACAAATTTGGCAAAACCAACCAACTGACCTTCTTCGAGATAATGACCGCCGCCGCTCTGCTGCACTTCCAGCAAGAAGCGGTTGATATCGTCGTGCTCGAAACCGGACTCGGCGGTCGGCTCGACTCGACCAACGTGGTCACCCCCCTGGTCACCGCGATCACCGGCCTCTCGCTGGACCACACCCAGCTGCTGGGCAAGTCCCTGCCCGAGATCGCCCGTGAAAAAGCCGGCATCTTCAAACCCGAGGTCCCGGCCCTGACCATCGCCCAGGAAAAAGAGGCTGACGAAACCCTCAAACAGGTCGCCGAGGAAGTCGGCACCACGCTCGAGGTCACCGGCAAGGAGCTCGACTTCTCCTACCGCTTCGAGGCCAACCGTGAACTCGGCCCGCACACCCGCGTCTGCCTGACCACCGATACCTCCAAGTTCGAACACCTGCCCGTGCCGCTCAAGGGCGAGCACCAGGCCCAGAACTGCGGCCTGGCCCTCGCGGTGCTCGACAAGCTCAAAGCCCACGGCTTCACGCTCCCGCTCAACCAGGTCATCGACGGCCTGGCCGCGACCGAACTTCCCGGCCGGATGGAAACCGTCCTCGATCAGCCCCGCGTCATCATCGACGGGGCCCACAACGGCGCGTCCATCACCGCACTGACCAAGTCGCTCGGGGCCCACGTCCAATACGATAGCCTCGTCATGATCTTCGGCTGCGGCCAGGACAAAGATATCAACGGCATGCTCAAGCAGATCGCTCTGGGTGCCGACAAGATCATCTTCACCCGCGCCAAGGCCAACCCGCGTGCCGAGGAGCCGGACGACCTGATGCGTCGGTTCAACGACCTGTCGCCGAAGATGGCCCAGACCGCGCCGAACCTCGAAGCCGCGCTCAAGCTCGCCGCCCGGGCCGTGAGCCGCGAAGACCTGATCGTGGTCACCGGCAGCTTCTACCTCGCCGGCGAAGCCCGCAAGTACTTCATCGACGCCAAAGCGAAACAAGCCAAAGGCTGACCCGCTTATCCACAACCTGCACACCTGAAAAGGCGCGATCATCGAAATGATCGTGCCTTTTTTTCTTCATCGAAATCAGACGTTCCCCCACGTTCAACGCGCGGCGTAGGTGACAGCCTGATCCGATCGCGTAACCGAGTATTCCCTTATTTCTACGATGAATTCGCGTATCTCGTTTTCTTGTTCGCCTCCCGCGTCAAACGATCTCTTGCGCCCCTAACCCACAAGGGGGGAGTTCCCTATCGCCCCGCCGTTCCGACGCGCGCGTCGTGAACGAAGCCGCCCTCGCGCGGCGGAATCTTCGCTCTTTCCCTCGCCGCGCCTTGTGCTGAATCGCATGCCTTGGACCTCAAACGAAAGGTCCAGGTTATGTCACTCACTCTTAGCAACGTTACGTCCACGCCCTACCACCAACAGCGCCTTAACCGCGAGGTGAACTCCACGATCCAGCGCCTCAACGCCGGCGTCACCGTCCGGCCCAAGGACGACCCCGCCGCGTTCATCGCCTACGAACTCAACCGCAGCCGCGAGAACCAGCTCAAGACCGCCGGCATCAACGCCGAGCGTGCACAGGCCTTCGGCCAGACGGCGATCAACGGGCTCGACCAAGTCAGCGCCGCCATCGACGAGTTGCGCAGCATTTACGCCGGCTCCCACAACTCCGCAACGCCCCAAACCCGGATCGATGAACTCCTCGCAACCATCGACGCCGTGAACGACAACACCCAGTTCAAGGGGCAACGCCTCTTCCCCGGCGGAACGATCACCGAAACCCAGGGCGCCGCCCCCGAACCCGTTCAGCAAACCGACATCCCCACCCTCGGAGGCGTTCAACTGGGCTACGCCCAGGGCGACCTCAGCTTCCGCAGCAACATCTACGACGGCGAGTTCAACCTCGGCGAGTTCGAGGTGAAAGGCACCTCCTTCACCGCCTCGGCCGACCCGGGTGCCCCCTCGATTGAATTGGGCAACCTCGGCCGAGCCGTCACCGCCACGGACGACCGCACCGGCACCGGCTACATCCTGTACTCCGAGGAATCGGTCCACACCCGCTTCGGATCGCTCCCCCACGAATACAACGCCGATCACCTGATCTCGGTCGTCTACGAGGGCGGGCAGTTCTACTTCGACGACAACCACAACCTGCGCGCCTTCACGCCGCGCGACAGCGACGTCATTATCGCCGAGGTCGATTACACCAACGACACCATCCGCGGCCTGGCCGGCGCCATCACCCCCAGCACGCCGTCGGAAACCGATGTGACCAGCAAGCGCGAGGTCTCCACCCCGAACACATTCGATTTCAACTATTCCACCGAGTCGGGGGCAACCGGCTCGCTATCGCTCTCGTCGGTTTCCGCGGCCGCGTTGGGCGATGCCGACAACTCGCTGGCGGACCTGGGTCAAGGCGGTGCGCTGGGCTTCTCGGCCAGCAACCGAACCCGCGCGTTGGAGGTGCTCCAGGCCGCGCAGCAACAGGTCGACTCGGCCAAGCAGCAGGCCCAAACATTCGTCCGCAACACCGTGGGCAGCCTCGATCTGGTCAACCAACACAACCAATCGACGCTTGCTGCCGAGCGCCAGCGCCTGGAGAACCGCGCCGGCCAGGAAGTCGCCGAGCAGGCCCGGCGTCTGCTGCTGCGATCGGCCGGGCAGAGCCTCGTCCAGGATGCTCAGCAGGCCCAAACCGACACGCTCCTTTCACTCATTGAGCAGACCGGCGGGAGTCGGGCCGGCCGCTACTCCATGGACTCGGCCCTGCGGTCGGTCCAAGGGGCCCAGCAGTCGCAACTCGCCGAAGCCCTGGGGCGTTATACCCAGGAGATGAGCCAGAACGACCCCGTCAGCCTCCAAACCGAAACTTTGGGAAACCAGCTGGATGTTCTGGGTTAAAACGGAAAGAAGCTCGCCCCCGGTCTGGTATACTCGCGGCGGTGGGTAGCGGTAATCGCTGCGGTAAACATATCGATCAGGGTGCAGGACAACTTTGAGCCTCGAGCCAAGGGTTTCCCGGCTTGCGGTGGTTGAGGAGTGCACGTAGTTGGCCACAAATCGCGGAGGAAAAAGCGGACGACCTGCGCCCACGAGCAAGACCTCGCGGAGCGATGCAACGTCCGCCGCGGATGCCGGCCAGGTGACCCGCTGGTGGATGCGTTTGTCGGGGCGCGGCCGTTGGTTGCTACTCGCGGGGGTGATTGGCACCGGCGCGGGTGCGGCGGCGGGTTGGTGGGGATGGGGCCAAGTGACCCATGAAGCCCAGGGACACGTTCGGCTGGGCTCCGCGCACAAGCTGATGGGGCTTATCTCCGAAGACGCCGATTCGGTTAGCACCGCCGGCAACCTCCGGATGGATGAAGTCGTGGAACGCGAACTCGCCGAGCTGCGGCGGCTGTCGGGCGATGGCGACCAGCCCCAGGGCTTGGCCATCACCGTCCAGCGTTCCCCCGAAGCACCGACACGGCTGGACCTTTCCGCGATCGCAGACGACCCCGACGTGGCCACGGATGCCGTGCGCGCGATCCTCGCGGCTTACCAATCGAGTACCGCGCTCGACGAAGACGCCAGCCGGGCCCAGGCTCTGGAAACTGCACTGGCCAAACTCACCGAGCGAAAGTCCCAAGCGGCGGCGGCACGAACACGTTTGGCCGAGGCCCAAGCCGCGATGCGCAGCGGCGCAGCGGATCAAACCCCATCCAACACAAGCCCGCTGAATACAGAAGACCCGGAGTGGTCCAACGCCGTGTGGGCGCAGGCTCAGGCCCAGCGAAACAGCGAACGACTTGCTCAGCGGATGGAAGAGCTGGAGCTGCTCTCAGTTCCGAGTGTCGAACAGGTCGCGGCGCTCGATCCGGAAGCCGCGGTCTGGTGGGGGCGGGTACGGGGACTCAACCAACAACTCGCCGAGGCGATCTGGCCGCCGAACCCCGCGATGGCCAAACGTTTGCAGGAACGAGTCACCCTCGAGACCAAGCTCCAATCCCGCGCGGCCGACACGCGGATCGTCCCGCTCAGCGAGACCGGGGGTGCGTTTGGCGCGGTCCGGGTCTCC
Protein-coding regions in this window:
- a CDS encoding bifunctional folylpolyglutamate synthase/dihydrofolate synthase; the encoded protein is MPSSTQNTKRKPKSTASAGRSRRPSARPSKPAGTPTTDPGSITNYTTALRWLYEHVDHERQRMIKYDQPTFNLDRMRKLLHLLGDPQDQLKIVHVAGTKGKGSTCAMIASMLQACGYTVGSYSSPHLVDLRERITINNHMVSYGDCAELFKTIASVEHKFGKTNQLTFFEIMTAAALLHFQQEAVDIVVLETGLGGRLDSTNVVTPLVTAITGLSLDHTQLLGKSLPEIAREKAGIFKPEVPALTIAQEKEADETLKQVAEEVGTTLEVTGKELDFSYRFEANRELGPHTRVCLTTDTSKFEHLPVPLKGEHQAQNCGLALAVLDKLKAHGFTLPLNQVIDGLAATELPGRMETVLDQPRVIIDGAHNGASITALTKSLGAHVQYDSLVMIFGCGQDKDINGMLKQIALGADKIIFTRAKANPRAEEPDDLMRRFNDLSPKMAQTAPNLEAALKLAARAVSREDLIVVTGSFYLAGEARKYFIDAKAKQAKG
- the serS gene encoding serine--tRNA ligase; translated protein: MIDLKDLRANPDKYRQGAANKNSHVDIDGLLSLDEEVRALQTQLQQLTAEKNAIGKEIGQIAGRMKKAEGDDKAALQQRMAELQARPNEIKATEAELGEKLTTLEGQREEQWLHIPQPADDDVPVGKSADDNIELRRWNPEGELAFDPAKPFAEQRGFEPKSHIQLIEDLGLVDFERGVKIAGSRSYVLVGDGMRLHQAVLRYAFDLMTQINGFTPLSASCLVRHQTLVGTGFFPHGREQVYDVANPTAEGGLALTGTGEVGLMAYHMDEILTPEDLPKTYTTVSTCFRREAGSAGKDTAGLYRIHQFDKVEQVVICEADEQVSRDWHQKMIGYVEGFLQSLGLPYRLLQCCTGDLGPKNADMIDLECWMPSRADGKTCEDEGGAAGWGETHSASRLYDYQTRRLNLRYRDPADPKGKKTLFCHSLNNTVAASPRILIPILEMYQNADGSVTIPEALRPYMNGQEKIG
- a CDS encoding flagellin; its protein translation is MSLTLSNVTSTPYHQQRLNREVNSTIQRLNAGVTVRPKDDPAAFIAYELNRSRENQLKTAGINAERAQAFGQTAINGLDQVSAAIDELRSIYAGSHNSATPQTRIDELLATIDAVNDNTQFKGQRLFPGGTITETQGAAPEPVQQTDIPTLGGVQLGYAQGDLSFRSNIYDGEFNLGEFEVKGTSFTASADPGAPSIELGNLGRAVTATDDRTGTGYILYSEESVHTRFGSLPHEYNADHLISVVYEGGQFYFDDNHNLRAFTPRDSDVIIAEVDYTNDTIRGLAGAITPSTPSETDVTSKREVSTPNTFDFNYSTESGATGSLSLSSVSAAALGDADNSLADLGQGGALGFSASNRTRALEVLQAAQQQVDSAKQQAQTFVRNTVGSLDLVNQHNQSTLAAERQRLENRAGQEVAEQARRLLLRSAGQSLVQDAQQAQTDTLLSLIEQTGGSRAGRYSMDSALRSVQGAQQSQLAEALGRYTQEMSQNDPVSLQTETLGNQLDVLG